Proteins from one Halobacteriovoraceae bacterium genomic window:
- a CDS encoding alpha/beta hydrolase translates to MNLLLLRGLGREYRHWGDFPQELKKIDSKVNVHFIDLPGFGIYTNLDSPLTISSTVKFLRKEYLKIKNGHKGDWHLITISLGGMIGLYWANKYKNDFKSLTVINSSSGNLSPLLHRLRPFGIAKLLEVATKKTNLDRESTVLDLVINSTKGKKEIAKRHARYLDEHPLKIENVLRQLAAAAMFRLPKKMNIPLLILCSLQDKMVNPQCSFELSKHFNAHCISHPNAGHDLPLEDPKWSAQEILSWIKYKSS, encoded by the coding sequence ATGAATTTACTTCTTCTTCGTGGACTTGGTAGAGAATATAGACATTGGGGAGACTTTCCTCAAGAACTCAAAAAAATAGACTCAAAAGTTAATGTACACTTTATAGACCTTCCAGGTTTTGGAATTTATACAAATCTTGATTCTCCCCTTACGATTTCTTCAACAGTTAAGTTTCTACGTAAAGAGTATCTTAAGATCAAAAATGGCCATAAAGGTGATTGGCATCTGATAACCATCTCTTTAGGAGGAATGATTGGTCTTTATTGGGCCAACAAATATAAAAATGATTTTAAGTCATTAACTGTTATAAATAGTTCAAGTGGAAACCTCTCCCCATTACTTCATCGGCTTAGACCATTTGGAATTGCAAAACTTCTAGAAGTCGCTACAAAAAAAACAAACCTTGACAGAGAATCCACCGTCCTTGACCTAGTTATCAATAGTACCAAGGGGAAAAAAGAAATTGCCAAAAGACATGCTCGTTATTTAGATGAACATCCGCTCAAAATTGAAAATGTACTTAGACAATTGGCCGCAGCAGCAATGTTTAGGTTACCTAAAAAAATGAATATCCCGCTTCTTATCTTATGTTCACTTCAAGATAAAATGGTTAACCCCCAATGCAGTTTTGAGCTTTCAAAACATTTCAATGCGCATTGTATATCTCACCCTAATGCAGGACATGATCTTCCGCTTGAAGATCCAAAGTGGAGTGCTCAAGAAATCTTAAGCTGGATT
- the phoU gene encoding phosphate signaling complex protein PhoU — protein sequence MAVHLEKAIDKLRWQLQELMKIIEDNFILSIESLAEGSIEKAKKVIDTDQKVNAAEVTIEEECLKILALHQPVAIDLRFVITVLKVNNDLERIGDLTANIAQRAKFISSNNFKVTSIDYKEMSDITLNMLRKSINSVLNQNVALAKEVCEMDEVVDEINRNMHQAHYELIKQNPNDVQLYSQHLSCSKHLERISDYATNIAEDLIYLVEGEIVRHEMKFFKN from the coding sequence ATGGCAGTACATTTAGAAAAAGCGATTGATAAGCTTAGATGGCAATTACAAGAACTTATGAAAATTATTGAAGATAATTTTATCTTATCTATAGAATCTCTCGCTGAAGGTAGTATTGAGAAGGCCAAAAAAGTTATCGATACTGACCAGAAAGTCAATGCAGCTGAAGTTACAATTGAAGAGGAATGTTTAAAAATATTGGCACTCCATCAACCAGTAGCGATTGATTTAAGATTTGTCATAACAGTGTTAAAAGTAAATAATGATTTAGAAAGAATTGGTGATCTTACGGCCAACATTGCTCAAAGAGCAAAATTTATTTCGTCAAACAACTTCAAGGTTACATCAATTGATTATAAAGAAATGTCAGATATAACATTAAATATGCTTCGAAAATCAATTAACTCTGTTCTTAACCAAAATGTGGCCTTGGCCAAAGAAGTATGTGAAATGGATGAAGTAGTTGATGAGATCAATCGAAATATGCATCAGGCCCACTATGAATTAATCAAACAAAATCCTAACGATGTACAGTTGTATTCTCAACATTTATCATGTTCTAAACATTTAGAAAGAATTTCAGATTATGCAACAAATATTGCAGAAGATCTGATATACTTAGTTGAAGGTGAAATTGTAAGACACGAAATGAAATTTTTTAAAAACTAA
- the pstB gene encoding phosphate ABC transporter ATP-binding protein, with the protein MNTKTDPIIETQNLSIFYGLKCAVKNVNLKFEEKKVTAIIGPSGCGKSTLLRTLNRMNDFIDIMKVDGKIRFKNKNIYHRKVDPAELRKQIGMVFQRPNPFPKSIRKNITWGPSIHGFKGDYNELVETSLKKAALWDDVKDRLDDMATALSGGQQQRLCIARAIAMRPEVILMDEPCSALDPISTLKIEDLMTELAQDYTIITVTHNMQQAARISDQTAFFYNGELVEFNETKKIFTNPSNKQTEDYITGRFG; encoded by the coding sequence ATGAATACGAAAACCGATCCGATCATTGAAACCCAAAATCTCTCAATTTTTTATGGACTTAAATGTGCAGTAAAAAATGTGAATCTTAAGTTTGAAGAAAAAAAAGTTACCGCTATTATTGGCCCATCAGGTTGTGGAAAAAGTACACTGCTTAGAACCCTTAACAGAATGAATGATTTCATAGATATAATGAAAGTAGATGGTAAAATACGTTTTAAAAACAAAAATATTTACCATAGAAAAGTCGATCCAGCTGAACTGAGAAAACAGATTGGAATGGTTTTTCAAAGGCCAAACCCATTTCCAAAATCAATTCGAAAAAATATCACTTGGGGCCCTTCAATTCATGGATTCAAGGGAGATTACAACGAGTTAGTTGAAACTTCTTTAAAAAAGGCCGCACTGTGGGATGATGTCAAAGATAGGCTAGATGATATGGCCACAGCTCTCTCCGGGGGCCAACAACAAAGACTCTGTATAGCAAGAGCAATTGCAATGAGACCAGAAGTTATATTAATGGATGAACCTTGTTCGGCCTTAGATCCTATTTCAACATTAAAAATAGAGGATCTTATGACTGAATTGGCCCAGGACTATACTATAATTACTGTCACTCATAATATGCAACAGGCCGCAAGAATATCAGACCAAACTGCTTTTTTCTATAATGGGGAACTGGTTGAGTTTAATGAAACAAAAAAAATATTCACAAACCCATCCAATAAACAGACAGAGGACTATATTACTGGTAGATTTGGGTAA
- the pstA gene encoding phosphate ABC transporter permease PstA, with protein sequence MNSTRTLKSRRIFEKFFKLLCIVFSWFVVLILSFLIYKIVQEGYDWLNTEFLTALPSRFPHKAGIKTALVGSFWLMGVTAAFAIPVGIASALYLEEYGGKGRFSRFIDLNISNLAGVPSIVYGLLGLAIFVHTLGFGRSVLSGGLTLSLLILPIIIISSRGAIKSVPKSLRMAAYALGARKWQVIFGHVLPNALPGIMTGVILSLSRAIGETAPLIIVGALSYVAFVPENIYDEFTTLPIQIFNWTSRPKVEFHYLSAAGIIVLLIFMFTMNLAAVLIRHKTSKKL encoded by the coding sequence ATGAATTCAACTAGAACTTTAAAATCTCGTAGAATATTTGAGAAATTTTTCAAACTTTTATGTATTGTGTTTAGTTGGTTTGTTGTACTGATCTTGTCCTTTCTTATTTATAAAATTGTTCAGGAAGGTTACGATTGGCTGAATACAGAATTTCTTACTGCCTTACCCTCAAGATTTCCACATAAAGCTGGAATTAAAACAGCTCTTGTAGGGAGTTTTTGGCTTATGGGCGTAACTGCGGCCTTTGCAATACCTGTTGGAATAGCTTCTGCACTCTATTTAGAGGAATATGGAGGTAAAGGGCGTTTTTCTCGCTTTATTGATCTTAATATTTCAAATCTTGCAGGAGTTCCCTCTATTGTTTATGGGCTATTGGGACTTGCAATCTTTGTCCACACTTTGGGTTTTGGACGTAGTGTTCTAAGTGGAGGACTAACACTTTCTTTACTTATTCTCCCTATCATCATTATTAGTTCCCGTGGAGCAATCAAATCCGTACCTAAGTCTTTACGTATGGCGGCCTATGCTCTAGGAGCTAGAAAGTGGCAAGTTATATTTGGTCATGTTTTACCAAATGCACTCCCTGGTATAATGACTGGAGTAATTCTCTCGCTTTCAAGAGCTATTGGAGAGACTGCACCACTCATCATAGTAGGAGCACTCAGTTATGTCGCTTTTGTTCCTGAAAATATTTATGACGAATTTACAACTCTTCCAATCCAGATTTTTAACTGGACATCTAGGCCAAAAGTTGAATTTCATTATCTAAGTGCTGCTGGGATTATTGTACTTCTTATTTTTATGTTTACGATGAACTTAGCGGCAGTTCTTATTCGCCATAAAACTAGTAAAAAACTATAG
- the pstC gene encoding phosphate ABC transporter permease subunit PstC encodes MYRLMKKKKSILEENWFSENSKSILNFKNYLRKYGIDHVVFLTLGLCASISIITTFGIIFVLSKESFAFFSHVPISDFLFGTKWEPLLEPKSFGVLPLVCGTLLITIGSGLISIPLGLFSAIYLSEYATLRVRNILKPILEILAGIPTVVYGYFALTVITPLLKMIIPQTEVFNALSGAIVVGIMTLPMVSSLCDDAFASIPKGLKEGGHALGATSFEIIRSILIPAALPRVIAAFILALSRAIGETMAVTLAAGATAKLTINPLESIQTMTAYIVQVSLGDIPAGGIEYQTSFAVGSLLFIMTLFMNYIGRKIYQRYQLVME; translated from the coding sequence ATGTATCGCTTAATGAAAAAGAAAAAATCTATATTGGAAGAAAACTGGTTTAGTGAGAACTCAAAATCTATCTTAAATTTCAAAAATTACCTCAGAAAATATGGAATTGACCACGTTGTCTTTTTAACACTTGGTCTATGTGCTTCAATTTCAATCATTACAACCTTCGGGATTATTTTTGTTTTAAGTAAAGAGTCTTTTGCTTTTTTTTCACATGTACCTATAAGTGATTTTTTATTTGGTACAAAATGGGAACCACTTCTCGAGCCAAAATCATTTGGAGTTCTTCCGTTAGTTTGCGGAACGCTTCTCATCACAATTGGATCGGGGTTAATATCGATACCACTCGGTTTATTTTCGGCCATCTATTTAAGCGAATATGCAACCTTAAGAGTGAGGAATATTTTAAAACCAATTTTAGAAATCTTGGCCGGTATTCCCACTGTTGTTTATGGATATTTTGCGTTAACTGTCATTACTCCGCTTTTAAAAATGATTATACCTCAAACAGAAGTTTTTAACGCACTTTCCGGTGCAATCGTAGTTGGAATAATGACTCTGCCCATGGTTTCTTCGCTTTGTGATGATGCATTTGCTTCTATTCCAAAAGGACTTAAAGAAGGTGGCCATGCTCTTGGCGCCACATCATTTGAAATTATTAGATCTATCCTAATTCCCGCAGCCCTTCCAAGAGTAATCGCTGCGTTTATACTTGCATTATCACGTGCAATTGGAGAAACCATGGCCGTTACACTCGCAGCAGGAGCAACGGCGAAGCTAACAATAAATCCTCTAGAGAGTATACAAACAATGACGGCCTACATTGTCCAAGTTTCACTTGGAGATATACCGGCCGGAGGAATTGAGTATCAAACATCATTTGCCGTAGGTTCATTACTTTTTATCATGACTTTATTTATGAATTACATTGGTCGAAAAATTTATCAACGTTATCAATTGGTGATGGAATGA
- a CDS encoding PstS family phosphate ABC transporter substrate-binding protein: MKTSLSSLTFLLLIMQNTFAIAQLRGKVSIDGSSTVFPITEAIAEEFRSVQPRVKVNIGVSGTGGGFKKFLKGETDINNASRPIKITEVGLAKENKIEYMEIPVAYDGITVVMNKDNDFVDFLTTEELKKIWDKDSQVKTWKDVRKTWPDKPIKLYGPGTDSGTFDYFTEEINGQARRSRSDFQMSEDDNVLVNGVVGDKFSLGYFGFSYYNENKKNIKAVPIKSKNGVVVPSIETINSGKYFPLSRPIFIYVNKLSLTRAEVKEYVNFYLKNATSIVKDVGYVPLPSNDYILSLSKIK, from the coding sequence ATGAAGACTTCCTTATCATCTCTAACTTTCCTACTGTTGATCATGCAAAATACGTTCGCAATTGCCCAACTCAGAGGAAAGGTATCTATTGATGGATCATCAACAGTTTTTCCAATTACAGAGGCCATCGCAGAAGAGTTTAGATCGGTGCAACCAAGAGTAAAAGTCAATATTGGAGTCTCTGGAACAGGTGGAGGATTTAAAAAGTTCCTAAAGGGTGAGACAGATATTAACAATGCTTCAAGACCAATTAAAATCACAGAGGTTGGTTTGGCCAAAGAGAACAAGATTGAATATATGGAAATTCCGGTTGCATATGATGGAATAACAGTAGTCATGAATAAGGACAATGATTTTGTCGACTTTTTAACGACAGAAGAATTGAAAAAAATTTGGGATAAAGATAGCCAAGTTAAAACCTGGAAAGATGTAAGAAAAACATGGCCAGACAAACCAATAAAGCTTTACGGGCCTGGTACAGATTCTGGTACCTTTGATTACTTTACAGAAGAAATAAATGGACAAGCAAGAAGGAGTCGATCAGATTTCCAAATGTCCGAAGATGATAATGTTTTAGTGAATGGTGTTGTTGGTGATAAATTCTCATTGGGTTATTTTGGATTTTCTTACTACAATGAAAATAAGAAAAATATTAAGGCCGTACCAATTAAGAGTAAAAACGGAGTGGTTGTCCCTTCGATTGAAACAATTAATAGTGGAAAGTATTTTCCACTTTCACGACCAATTTTCATTTACGTCAACAAATTATCTCTAACTCGCGCTGAAGTTAAGGAATATGTTAATTTTTATTTGAAAAATGCAACCTCAATTGTTAAAGACGTTGGTTATGTACCTTTACCTAGTAATGATTATATCCTTAGTTTAAGTAAAATTAAGTAA
- a CDS encoding response regulator transcription factor has protein sequence MIRGLLFTDYQLWLSFKDINSQIDLRFQDLGQIDFLNSQLFQDIDFCFFVVDENSYNTRQIVEKFKAFSYTENILIFIIDKNFSNRRYVDLLNLGVDDVFPYISNQLGTFEDDLRAISLRIMAFQNALKRRGDKNLNIQQVYTFGEFKLDLSENIVWINNIETDLTFAEFKILYSLLANPGKVLSREKILEQIQNKKSNVTKRIVDTHIVELRKKLGDHSKNIKTIRGLGYKYTA, from the coding sequence ATGATTCGCGGACTACTCTTCACTGACTATCAACTGTGGCTTTCCTTTAAAGATATAAATTCACAAATAGATCTTCGTTTTCAAGATCTTGGGCAGATAGATTTTCTGAATTCTCAACTATTTCAAGATATTGATTTCTGTTTTTTTGTAGTTGATGAAAATTCATATAACACAAGGCAAATAGTTGAAAAATTTAAGGCATTTTCATACACCGAAAATATACTTATTTTTATTATTGATAAAAACTTCTCTAATCGCAGATATGTTGATCTTTTAAATTTAGGAGTCGATGATGTGTTTCCTTATATTTCAAATCAACTTGGTACTTTTGAAGATGACCTCAGGGCCATTAGCTTAAGAATTATGGCATTTCAAAATGCTTTAAAACGAAGAGGCGATAAAAATTTGAATATTCAACAAGTTTATACATTTGGAGAATTTAAACTTGATTTGTCTGAAAATATTGTTTGGATTAATAATATTGAAACAGATCTTACCTTTGCTGAATTTAAAATACTCTACTCCTTACTTGCAAATCCTGGAAAAGTTTTAAGTAGAGAAAAGATTTTAGAGCAAATTCAAAATAAAAAGTCGAATGTCACAAAAAGAATTGTCGACACTCATATTGTAGAGCTAAGGAAGAAGCTAGGAGATCATTCAAAAAATATCAAAACAATTCGCGGACTTGGATACAAATATACTGCTTAG
- a CDS encoding hemerythrin family protein: MPYVEWNDELVTGSQVIDYQHKRLVGLINDLYEIQEKDDFKEELIEVVINELKYYAKFHFSTEEKILNQINHIDIDKHKLKHRSFEKTLDFFLQKRKQHESIQTELFEFLKDWLVNHIKVEDKKAIETLTNGIGLV; the protein is encoded by the coding sequence ATGCCATATGTTGAATGGAACGATGAACTTGTAACAGGCAGTCAAGTTATTGACTACCAACACAAACGTTTGGTAGGTCTCATAAATGATCTTTATGAAATTCAAGAAAAAGACGATTTTAAAGAAGAGTTAATTGAAGTAGTTATAAATGAATTGAAATATTATGCAAAATTTCATTTTTCAACTGAAGAGAAGATACTCAATCAAATTAACCATATTGATATTGATAAACATAAGCTTAAGCATCGCTCTTTTGAAAAAACGTTAGATTTTTTTCTACAAAAAAGAAAACAACATGAATCAATCCAAACCGAACTTTTTGAGTTTTTGAAAGATTGGTTAGTTAATCATATTAAGGTTGAAGATAAAAAGGCCATAGAAACACTCACAAATGGAATAGGCCTCGTTTAA
- the nifJ gene encoding pyruvate:ferredoxin (flavodoxin) oxidoreductase produces MSIEKKVLLDGNEAAAYIAYKLSEVCAIYPITPSSSMGEWADTWSAQDKKNIWGTTPKVVEMQSEAGAAGAVHGSLQAGSLTTTFTASQGLLLMIPNMYKIAGELTPAVFHIAARSIASQALSIFGEHSDVMAARHTGFAMLCSNSVQEAMDLSLISHIATLKSRIPFMHFFDGFRTSHEVSKISQIEDDVILNMLDPMDVLAFRQRALTPDKPVIRGTAQNPDVFFQSREASNSFYLKTPAIVEEIMKEFKALTGREYQLFDYYGHPEADRIIIIMGSGSEAVSETIDYLLSKGEKVGVLKVRLYRPFSVEHFLKAIPKTLTHIAVLDRTKEPGSTGEPLYLDIVASISESFQNGNTQFKKFPKIIGGRYGLSSKEFTPGMIKAIYDEMKSDNPKNHFTIGINDDVTFTSLEYDHHFSIESKEVFRGIFWGLGSDGTVSANKNSIKIIGEETHNYAQGYFVYDSKKSGSTTTSYLRFGSKPIRSSYLIDKANFVACHQFQFLEKINVLEKADENAIFLLNAPYSKDEVWDHLPKEIQQTIIDKKLRFFIIDAIEVAKKTGMGRRVNTIMQTAFFAISGILPQEESILKIKKSIQKTFSKKGDKVVEQNYLAVDQTVENIFEVNVPSKVSSKLETPDVVSVLAPDFVKNVSAVMLAGKGDSLPVSQLPCDGTYPTGTTKWEKRNIASEIPVWDPNSCIQCGKCAMICPHAVVRIKVYEESILEKAPTSFRSTKVKGSEFPEKTNYTIQVAPEDCTGCELCVEICPAKNKEDTSLKAINMTPQLPIKEQEKENWDFFSQIPNFDRNLVKKNTIKGSQLLEPLFEFSGACAGCGETPYIKMVTQLFGDRMLIANATGCSSIYGGNLPTTPYTTNSDGRGPAWSNSLFEDNAEFGLGFRLSIDKKQEQARELIYKYRDEIGPEIVDQTLRATQKDEADIYEQRERVDKIRKSILSSTIIDKDYILSLVDYLVKKSVWIFGGDGWAYDIGYGGLDHVLASGKNVNILVLDTEVYSNTGGQMSKSTPMGAVAKFAANGRPLGKKDLGLLAMSYGHVYVGKIAMGANDTHTLKTLLEAEKYDGPSLIIAYSPCIAHGYNMKYMASQQKLAVESGHWHLYRYHPEKSEVGENPFEMDSRSPRKTLNEYMSQEMRFNVLHKIDPERAKELTTKAQQQANDKFNQYNRLAQMTFGDKKHEE; encoded by the coding sequence ATGTCTATTGAAAAGAAAGTACTTCTTGATGGAAATGAGGCCGCTGCCTATATTGCATATAAACTGAGTGAAGTTTGTGCCATCTATCCTATCACTCCTTCATCCAGCATGGGGGAATGGGCCGATACGTGGAGTGCACAAGATAAAAAAAATATTTGGGGAACAACTCCAAAAGTAGTTGAAATGCAATCTGAGGCCGGAGCGGCCGGAGCTGTACATGGATCATTGCAAGCAGGATCTTTAACCACAACGTTCACAGCATCTCAGGGTCTTCTTTTGATGATTCCTAATATGTATAAAATCGCTGGAGAACTTACACCTGCAGTCTTTCATATTGCTGCCAGGTCAATTGCCTCTCAAGCTTTATCAATTTTTGGTGAGCATAGTGATGTGATGGCCGCTAGACACACTGGCTTTGCAATGCTTTGTTCAAATTCCGTACAAGAGGCCATGGATCTATCCCTTATTTCTCATATTGCTACATTAAAATCGCGAATTCCGTTTATGCATTTTTTCGATGGCTTTAGAACATCTCATGAAGTTTCTAAAATTTCTCAAATTGAAGACGATGTTATCTTAAATATGTTGGACCCTATGGATGTTCTGGCCTTTAGACAAAGAGCACTAACTCCTGATAAACCTGTTATTAGGGGAACTGCTCAAAATCCTGATGTATTTTTTCAATCCAGAGAGGCGTCAAATTCATTCTACTTAAAAACTCCAGCAATTGTTGAAGAAATTATGAAAGAATTTAAAGCATTGACTGGTAGAGAATACCAATTATTTGATTATTATGGGCATCCCGAAGCGGATAGAATTATTATTATTATGGGTTCGGGTAGTGAGGCCGTAAGCGAGACAATTGATTACTTATTATCAAAAGGTGAAAAAGTTGGTGTATTAAAAGTAAGATTATACAGACCTTTTTCTGTTGAACACTTTTTGAAGGCCATTCCTAAAACGCTCACTCATATTGCAGTTTTAGATAGAACGAAAGAACCTGGATCTACTGGTGAGCCTTTATATTTAGATATCGTTGCGAGTATTAGCGAATCTTTTCAAAATGGAAATACTCAATTTAAAAAATTCCCCAAAATTATTGGAGGAAGATATGGTTTATCATCCAAAGAATTTACACCTGGCATGATAAAAGCGATCTATGATGAGATGAAAAGTGATAATCCCAAAAATCATTTTACCATTGGTATAAATGATGATGTTACTTTTACTAGCTTAGAATATGATCATCATTTTTCCATTGAATCTAAAGAGGTATTCAGAGGAATCTTTTGGGGGTTAGGTTCTGATGGAACTGTGAGTGCTAATAAAAATTCAATCAAAATAATCGGTGAAGAGACTCATAACTACGCTCAAGGTTACTTTGTCTATGATTCTAAAAAGTCGGGTTCAACAACAACTTCATATTTGCGTTTTGGGAGTAAACCAATTCGCTCATCATATCTCATCGATAAAGCAAACTTTGTAGCTTGTCATCAGTTTCAATTCTTAGAGAAAATTAATGTACTTGAAAAGGCCGATGAGAATGCAATCTTTTTATTGAATGCTCCCTATTCAAAAGACGAAGTTTGGGATCATCTCCCTAAAGAGATCCAACAAACAATAATTGATAAAAAGCTAAGATTTTTTATTATTGATGCAATTGAAGTTGCAAAAAAAACAGGTATGGGCCGAAGGGTAAATACCATCATGCAAACTGCTTTTTTTGCGATTTCAGGAATTCTTCCACAAGAAGAATCTATTTTGAAAATTAAAAAAAGCATTCAAAAAACCTTTAGTAAAAAAGGGGATAAGGTCGTTGAACAAAACTACTTGGCCGTTGATCAGACGGTAGAAAACATTTTTGAAGTGAATGTTCCAAGCAAAGTTTCAAGTAAACTAGAAACTCCTGATGTCGTATCTGTATTGGCCCCTGACTTTGTAAAAAATGTCTCGGCCGTTATGCTCGCAGGAAAGGGAGATTCTCTTCCTGTTAGTCAACTTCCCTGTGACGGAACTTACCCTACAGGAACTACTAAATGGGAAAAAAGAAACATCGCAAGTGAAATACCTGTGTGGGATCCAAATTCTTGTATTCAATGTGGGAAATGCGCCATGATTTGTCCGCACGCTGTTGTTAGGATTAAAGTCTATGAAGAAAGTATTTTAGAAAAAGCTCCTACTTCTTTTAGATCTACAAAAGTAAAGGGGAGTGAATTTCCTGAGAAAACAAATTATACTATCCAAGTTGCACCAGAGGATTGTACAGGGTGTGAACTTTGTGTTGAAATTTGCCCGGCAAAAAATAAAGAAGACACGAGCTTAAAAGCAATCAATATGACTCCACAATTGCCCATAAAAGAACAAGAAAAAGAAAATTGGGATTTCTTCAGTCAAATTCCAAATTTTGATAGAAATCTAGTTAAAAAGAACACAATTAAAGGTTCCCAATTACTGGAACCTCTCTTTGAATTTTCCGGAGCATGTGCTGGTTGTGGGGAAACTCCTTATATAAAAATGGTCACGCAGTTATTTGGAGATAGAATGCTCATTGCAAATGCAACAGGTTGTTCTTCTATCTATGGCGGAAACTTACCAACTACTCCCTATACAACAAACAGTGATGGACGTGGGCCTGCCTGGTCAAATTCTTTATTTGAAGATAATGCAGAATTTGGTTTAGGATTTAGACTCTCAATTGATAAAAAACAAGAACAGGCCAGAGAACTTATTTACAAGTATAGAGATGAAATTGGCCCTGAAATAGTCGATCAAACATTACGAGCAACTCAAAAAGATGAAGCAGACATTTATGAACAAAGAGAGCGAGTTGATAAAATAAGGAAATCTATCCTCTCTTCAACAATTATCGACAAAGATTATATATTAAGTCTTGTTGATTACCTGGTCAAAAAGAGTGTATGGATTTTTGGAGGCGATGGATGGGCCTATGATATTGGCTATGGTGGATTAGACCATGTTTTGGCCAGTGGAAAAAATGTTAATATTTTAGTACTAGATACAGAAGTCTATTCAAATACAGGTGGACAAATGTCCAAATCAACTCCGATGGGAGCTGTTGCAAAATTTGCTGCAAACGGCAGGCCTTTAGGGAAAAAAGATTTGGGACTTCTGGCCATGAGTTATGGCCATGTTTATGTAGGGAAAATCGCAATGGGTGCAAATGATACACACACTCTAAAAACCTTATTAGAGGCCGAAAAATATGATGGCCCATCACTCATAATAGCTTATAGCCCTTGCATTGCACATGGTTATAATATGAAATACATGGCCTCTCAACAGAAACTTGCAGTTGAATCCGGACATTGGCATTTGTATCGATATCATCCTGAAAAATCAGAAGTTGGCGAGAATCCTTTTGAGATGGATTCGAGAAGTCCTCGAAAAACTTTAAATGAATATATGAGTCAGGAGATGAGATTTAATGTCTTACATAAAATCGATCCTGAAAGAGCAAAAGAATTAACGACAAAGGCCCAACAGCAGGCAAATGATAAATTTAACCAATACAATCGATTGGCCCAAATGACATTTGGTGATAAAAAGCATGAAGAATAA
- a CDS encoding dihydroorotate dehydrogenase-like protein codes for MKLQTSYLGIELQNPIIASACPLTKEIENVKRMEDSGVAAIVLPSLFEEEITHDQDALDHFLGFTEGVSFEANDFFPETVGYKNYKGEEYLTCIEQIKSQTKMPVIGSLNGKTVGGWTEYAKLIEQAGADALELNIYDIPTNPHLSGAEVEQNYIDILTSVRREVSIPVAIKVSPFFSAFAHMAKRFEKAGANGIVLFNRFLEPDYDLDYLEPHLRLDYSTRYEMRLPLHWTAILYGETTCSLAATRGIKTGTDIIKMIMAGADVVMIASLLYQQGIEKIADILLDIQDWMEINEYDSISQMKGSMSYRKVKDKSAFERANYMKLLRSHE; via the coding sequence GTGAAACTACAAACGAGTTATCTAGGTATTGAATTGCAAAACCCAATTATTGCTTCGGCATGTCCATTAACCAAGGAAATTGAAAACGTTAAGAGGATGGAAGATTCAGGTGTCGCCGCAATTGTTTTGCCCTCATTATTTGAAGAAGAAATCACTCATGATCAAGATGCCCTAGATCACTTTCTTGGTTTTACTGAAGGAGTTTCCTTTGAAGCAAATGATTTTTTTCCTGAAACAGTAGGATACAAAAATTATAAGGGAGAGGAATATCTAACTTGTATAGAACAAATCAAGTCACAAACGAAGATGCCTGTTATAGGGAGTCTTAATGGCAAAACAGTTGGTGGCTGGACAGAGTATGCAAAATTAATTGAACAAGCAGGTGCAGATGCCCTTGAGTTAAATATATATGACATTCCTACAAACCCACATCTCTCAGGTGCTGAAGTTGAACAGAACTATATTGATATTTTAACTTCAGTAAGAAGGGAAGTGAGCATACCTGTGGCCATCAAGGTATCACCTTTTTTCAGTGCATTTGCTCATATGGCCAAACGCTTTGAAAAGGCCGGGGCAAATGGTATTGTTTTATTTAATCGTTTTTTAGAACCTGACTATGACTTAGACTATTTAGAACCACATTTAAGATTGGACTATAGTACTCGTTATGAAATGAGATTACCTTTACATTGGACGGCCATATTATATGGAGAAACAACATGTTCTTTGGCCGCAACAAGAGGCATCAAAACTGGCACAGACATCATCAAAATGATCATGGCCGGGGCAGATGTTGTAATGATAGCATCTCTTTTATATCAACAGGGAATTGAGAAAATTGCCGACATTTTGTTAGACATTCAAGATTGGATGGAAATTAATGAATATGATTCTATTTCTCAAATGAAAGGGTCAATGAGTTATCGGAAAGTGAAAGATAAATCTGCCTTTGAGAGAGCAAATTACATGAAGCTTTTAAGAAGTCACGAATAA